Within the Enterobacter roggenkampii genome, the region CGCTGCGGGCCAAACTGCTCGCCGCTGACGTTCTCACACTCCGTAATACCGTCACTGAATAAGCATAAGCGATCCCCCGGATTGAGGGTAAACGCGACGTCCTCCCAGCTGAGGTCAGGCATCAGCCCGACCGGCGGGCCGCCATTGCCCACGGACGTGACGGCGCTGTCTGCGTTCACAATGACGGGAGTAGGATGCCCGGCCTGACACAACACCCCTCGTCCGCTCTCGGGGTCGATCACCCCGTAGATAATGGTGAAATAGCTGGTAATGTCGCTCTCTTCACTGCAAAAGCGGCTGTTCAGGATTCCGATCACCTCCGCAGGCGACTGAATGCCGCCCTGATCGGTAAACAAAAAACGGTCTACCACCCGGCCATGTAAGAACTGACGCGCCACCGCGAGGGACATCATCGCGGCCCCCACGCCGTGACCGGACACATCCACGCAATAGAACCCAATGTGAGAATCGAGTGGAAAAATATTGAACACATCGCCTGAGACCCACGCAGACGGCATGAAAAGCCAGTCGGAAAAGTAGTTCCCAAAGCGTAAGCGGTGCGAAGGCAGCACGGAGTGCTGAACGCGCGCCGCGAGTTCAAGATCCTGTTCAATCTGATGCAACGCTTCACTCAGGCGCTTGTTGTGCGCCGCGAGGGTCGCTTCCAGCGTTAAAATACGGACCCCGGCGTGCAGACGCGCCCGCAGTTCATCCTGTTCGACCGGCTTGCTTAAAAAATCATCGGCTCCGGCATCAAAGCCCTGCGTTAAATCCCCGGCATTTTCGCGTGCCGTGAGCAGAATGACATAGACGTAGTGGCCAAACTGACGGTTGCGGATGGTCTGACAGAGCGTGAGTCCGTCCATTTCCGGCATGTCCCAGTCGCTTATCACCATGCTGATCGGCTGGCTGGACAGTATTTCCAGCGCGGCGACGCCATTTTCAGCCTCGCTCACGATATACCCCCACTGGGTGAGCATTCGGGAGAGTAACCGACGATAAATCAGCGAATCTTCAACGATTAACACGTGCAGCGCCGACATACATCCCTCCTAAAGCGGTAAGAACCAGATGAGGCTCACGGTCCCTTCCCTGAATTTTGCATTCCCGTTGCCGTGCCCCGGATAGCGCGTTCCCGCATAGTTCGCGTACTGGATGGAGAACGAACCCGGCGTATAGCCGGCATAACCGAAGCTGTAGCTGTAATCGCCGTTCCAGGGCTGCTGCTGGCTGCTGTCCGGGAACCAGAATGCCGTCGCGCGAACGAAGAAATGTTGTTTGAAGGTGTAGCCGCAGCCGCCGAGCATGACGTTTTTATTTTTGCGGATGTCATCGCTGCTGAGGTCGTAGTAGCGCGGCACCCAGCTGTACCCGACCTGGCAAATGATGGAATCCCCTTTATTAATCAGGAGCGTGTTTTCGACCGGTTTCGGTAGCGAAAACTTGTAGGCCAGCGTGAAGGCGCCCTGTTCGAAATAGGTGTGTCGTCGGCTGCCCGATGTCCAGAAATGGTTATCGCCGTAGTTGCTGTAAACCAGACTGACGGTGTTGGCGTGCCAGTCATCGTAGCCGAAGCTGTAGCGAAAATCGGCGGTGTAGCGGCTGGTGTCTCTGACCGGCAGTCGGGACGTAATGTTGGCAAACCAGAAGCTGTAGGGGGAATACTGAAGGCTGAGATTCAGCGTCTGGTTAATCTTTTTCTTTTCCGTGGCGGTGTCTGAACTGTTAGGAATGCTCATCCACTGCTCTTTCAGTCCCGAGCTAAAGCTCAGCGCACCTGATAATTTCTTATCGTTACCCGAGAACAGGCGCCCCCAGCGGCTGGTAAAGACGCCAGCCTGAACAGGTTCACCGTTCTTATCGCGCAGGGATTCATTTTCACTGCTTTTCGCCGCCTCTGCGGCGGGGATCGCGGCGAGCAGCACGCCCGCCAGAAGCCATTTTTCGCGCATAACCGCCATCCTTAGTTAGGTATCCAGCGTGCGCCGACGTCGTATTTTGCCATCAGCCACAAAATACCCAGTGCCGCCGCATGCACTAACGTGTTCTCTATCCAGGCATGTCGCCATAAGTCGAAGGTGATGAACTGGCTCACCAGCAGCACCACGTACACATGCAAAATAAAGGTATAAAGCGAGTGCTGGCCGAGCGGGATCAGGAACCATCCCAGCAGGCGATTGAGCGGCGTCCAGCAATACGTCAGCACCAGGTAGACGGTGACCATCAGGGCGATATCGTTTAACACCCTCACCGGGCCCAGCCCGTTCTTCGCCGCCCAGGTGTGATAAAACGAATTGAAGCTGTCAGGCGGGATGACGTGCATCAGCAGCGCGGGCGGCATAAACGGGTTGGTATGGTTCTGGGCGACAAATCCCAGCACCAGCGACACCATGACCAGCGCCACTACCACCCCTTTCCCCGGAGGCGTCCGGGCGAAAGAGAGCAGTTCGGCTTTATACCAGCCGCTGGCCATGCCCAGCACAAAGATGAACTGCCAGGCGAGCAGCGGGAAGGCAAATTCGAATTCCGACGGCGTCAGCCGAAGCGGCCAGCGCTGCCACAGGCTGTACACCAGCAGCGACAGCCCCAGCAGCCACCAGACTTTTCCTTTCTGCAGCATCCCCAAAAATAGCGGGCTGAGTAGCAGTAAAAAGATATACAGCCCCAGAATTTGCGTCTGATGAGGGCCAATCTGCAAATAGAGGATAATGTTGAACCAGGTCTCTTTTATTTGCGGCGTAACCGGATAAAGCGACCAGCTTTCACCCGAAAAACGGTCGGTAAAATGGGTGACCTCGAAAACGTTAATATGTGGGATATAGGCCAGAAGAATAAACGACACTATGATAATGATATTTACACGATATATTTTCCATGCCCTGAGATAAAGCCCCCAGGAAACCGTGAGCAAAACCACTTTTTGCAGACGCGCGCGGTTCAGCATGCCAAGCATAAACCCCGAGAGAATAACAAAACCTTCTGCACCGGTTGTTAACCCAAAACGCTCCCAGGAGAATATATTAAATACCGACATCACCTCCGTATGCGCCACGACCATCATGACGAGGGCAATGCCGCGCATAAAGTCGATTCTCAGGTCCCTGGCACCTGCAACGGCATACCGCCATGCTGTTGATTTAGCGTCATCTTCTTGCGCTACCGACGGCGCAACATGGCTCATAGGGTGTCCTTTGCCTGAAAACGAAAATTAAGGTCTAAATAAAGTAGATAGCCTAAAGGAATAGTAACCGCAATTTATCGACGGCCGATGAAACATCATTAAGCAGAATTTAAGCTGAATTAACCACCGCTAAATATTAATAAAAACGTGGCTGGACACTTTTATTCGGCGTTCTACACTTATCTTAAATCTTGTTTAATCGCTATTTTCTTTCGCTTTTGGGCAACTGTCTGCGCAGCAGAATGGGTCTGCATTTTCACGGAATCAGGAACGCCGGAACTATGGATTTTTATTTTTCCCGTTTTGAACATCGTCGTCCTCCGGAACCGTTAACAACACCGCGCTGGGTCATGTTCACCTGGCAGGTGTTAGCGGTCGCGGCGCTTATTCTGGGTGCCAATTATATTTACTGGCGCTGGACCGCCTCCCTGAATACTGACGCATTATGGTATGCCATTCCGCTGGTCCTCGCCGAAACCCTGGCGTGGATTGGCACCGTGCTGTTTACCATCAATTTGTGGAAAGAACAGGATCCTCCTCAGAGTCCGCCGCCCGGCGAAATTAACGAATGCCTGTCGCCTGAGGAGGCCGTAGAGCCCCGTCCCGTCAAGGTGGATCTGTTCATTGCCACCTACTCCGAAGACACCGAGCTGGTCAGGCTGTCCATTCGCGACGCCCTGAAGATGGCGTACCCGTTCCCGATTGACTACCGCATCCACGTGCTTGATGACGGCCGCCGCCCGGAGATGAAAGCCGTTTGCGAAGAGGAAGGCGTTAACTATATCACTCGCCAGACCAACATCGGCTTTAAGGCCGGCAACCTGCGCAACGGCCTTGAGCAAACCGACGGCGATTTTATTGTTATCTGCGACGCCGACACCCGGGTATTTCCCACCCTGCTCAGCCATACGCTGGGCTATTTTCGCGATCCGGACGTGGCCTGGGTACAGACGCCGCAGTGGTTCTTCGATCTTCCGGAAGGAGAAAACCTGTCGCGCTGGGGCCAGCGAAAAGCCGGAAAAGTGGGCTACGGTCTGGGCTGGCTGATTCAAAAGTGTGTTGGCCCGATCACGATTGGCCGCGACCCGTTTTTTAACGATCCGCGCATGTTCTATGACGTGATCCTGCGGCGGCGCAACTGGGCGAACGCGGCTTTCTGCTGCGGCGCAGCGTCCATTCACCGTCGCGAGGCGGTCATGCAGGCCGCGCTAAGAAGCTATGTCTGGTCCGTCGAAGAGGAGATCCATCGTCATACGCGCGACATTCGCGATGAGGAGACCCGGGACGCGCTGCAGAATGCAATGCGTCCGCACGTGGCGTTTGACACCGAGCTTACCCCCTACAAATTCCACGTCTCGGAAGATATTTACACTTCGGTGCTGCTGCACGGTGACGCCGCACGGCGCTGGCGCTCGGTTATGCATCCGCGGGTTGAGTCGAAGATGCTCTCTCCGCAGGATATGCTCACCTGGATGATCCAGCGCTTTAAGTACGCCGCCGGTTCGCTGGATATTTTGTTTCATGACAACATCTTCAGCCGTCGCCGCTTCAGGCTTTCACTCCCCCAGACGCTGATGTATGCCACCACCTTCTGGTCATACATGGCCTGCGTGTGGAACACGGTGTTTTTGATTTCGCCCATTATCTATCTGTTTACCGGCATTCCGCCGGTGTCCGCCTGGTCGACGCCGTTCTATCTCCACTTTCTCCCCTTTTTTATCTTCTCTGAACTGGCGTTTATGTTCGGCACCTGGGGGATCTCGGCCTGGGACGGCAGGGCTTCATACCTCTCCTTCTTTTCCATGAACCTGCGCGCGCTCAATACGGTGCTGCGGGGCGAGCAGATCAAATTTCACGTCACGCCAAAAGAGCGGCAGACGGGCCGTTTTCTCTACCTGGTGAAGCCGCAGATTGCCATCGTGGTGCTGACCCTCGCAGGGCTTATCTGGGGCGGTATTCAGGTGGCGCGTGGGCAGGTGGACGATCCCTCCGGCTACGTCATCAATATTTTCTGGGGAGGGGTGAACATCGCCGCCATGCTGCCGCTGATTTTCGCGGCCATGTGGACGCCCGCTGAAGAGGACGAGGTCACTCAATGAGGATACGTGATGCCCTGCTGCCCGCGCGCAGCTACCTCACCATTTTGCTCGGCTTCCTGATCGGCTTTGCCATTGTGGTCTGGGTGGAGAAACAGATGCCCACGCGCGTGGAAAGCAGCGGCGGCATCGCGCTCAGTAAAGATTTCCCGCCGCTGCCCACAACACGGGCGCTGACCTATGACGAAGCCATCTGGGCGCGGGTCGCCTGGCAATACTACGTGAATAATACCCAGCCAAACGGGCTGGCGAACGCCAGCGACGGTGAACCCTGGCTGAGCCTCTGGAGCGTGGGAAGCTACCTCTTTGCGACCGCTGCCGCAGAGCAGCTCAATATCATTTCCGCCGATGAGTTTGACGAGAGGGTCAGCACCGCCGTGTTCACGCTGGGGCAACTGCCGCTCAATGACAAAGGTCTCCCCGCCGCCTATTACCATGCGGACACGCTCAAGATCCTGGGCAAACCTGACGCCTCCGCAATCGGTCTGAGCCGGCTGCTGACGGCATTACAGACCCTGCTGTGGCGCTATCCCCAGCACGCGGCGGCCATCCGCGATTTGTTGAGCGTGTGGCGCACCGCGGCGCTGATTGAAAATAACACCCAAAGCCAGGCTGCGGTGCCGCTCCACCACTGGACGCTGGCCGACGATGAACAGCGGGACACTTTTGGCTACCGTCTCTATGCCAGCCATACGCTGCGCCTGATTGACAGCGCGGCAGGACTCGCGGTGACCAACCCGCCTGAAGGGCAAAAGATGATCGATCTGGATGGCGTAATGGTGCCCGATGAAGGGCTTCGCACGCCCTGGGGCAAGCAAACCTCGCTGATCAGTCTCCCCTATCTGTTAACCGGTCTTGAGCTGGGCTTTGATGCGCAGAGCGCTGAAATTGCGTGGCGGATTATGCAGATCCAGCAGCGGCGCCACGGCCTGCGCGCGCCAAAACCCCCCGTCAGCACGGATTATGCCGAGCCCGCGCCGGATTACGTTAACGATCTGCCGGACAGGCAGCCGGTACAGGCGCGTAACCTGCGCGACGAGGTGCCGGAGAAAGTGGCGATGACCTCCACCCGCACCGCGTTTGCCTGGTACGCCCTGTTCCGCAACAGCTGGAGCGAAGCGCTGCGCCAGCAGGTTCTGCCGCTTCAGGTGCCGGGTAAAGGCTGGCAGCGCGGGTTAAATCTCAACAACAGCGTCAATGCCGTCGTGGACGCCGATACCAATGCCATTGTGCTGGAAAGTCTGTCTTACATCGCGCATGGCCAGATGCTCTGTCTGGCCTGCCTCTACACATCCCCCTCAGCAGGAGCAACGCCATGAAGCCACGATCCCCGATCCTTTTCCACCTGCTCACGGGAATAACGATCTGCTGGCTGGCGCTATCGACCGTGCGTGCGGACACCGAGCTTCCT harbors:
- a CDS encoding glycosyltransferase: MDFYFSRFEHRRPPEPLTTPRWVMFTWQVLAVAALILGANYIYWRWTASLNTDALWYAIPLVLAETLAWIGTVLFTINLWKEQDPPQSPPPGEINECLSPEEAVEPRPVKVDLFIATYSEDTELVRLSIRDALKMAYPFPIDYRIHVLDDGRRPEMKAVCEEEGVNYITRQTNIGFKAGNLRNGLEQTDGDFIVICDADTRVFPTLLSHTLGYFRDPDVAWVQTPQWFFDLPEGENLSRWGQRKAGKVGYGLGWLIQKCVGPITIGRDPFFNDPRMFYDVILRRRNWANAAFCCGAASIHRREAVMQAALRSYVWSVEEEIHRHTRDIRDEETRDALQNAMRPHVAFDTELTPYKFHVSEDIYTSVLLHGDAARRWRSVMHPRVESKMLSPQDMLTWMIQRFKYAAGSLDILFHDNIFSRRRFRLSLPQTLMYATTFWSYMACVWNTVFLISPIIYLFTGIPPVSAWSTPFYLHFLPFFIFSELAFMFGTWGISAWDGRASYLSFFSMNLRALNTVLRGEQIKFHVTPKERQTGRFLYLVKPQIAIVVLTLAGLIWGGIQVARGQVDDPSGYVINIFWGGVNIAAMLPLIFAAMWTPAEEDEVTQ
- the opgC gene encoding OpgC domain-containing protein; this translates as MSHVAPSVAQEDDAKSTAWRYAVAGARDLRIDFMRGIALVMMVVAHTEVMSVFNIFSWERFGLTTGAEGFVILSGFMLGMLNRARLQKVVLLTVSWGLYLRAWKIYRVNIIIIVSFILLAYIPHINVFEVTHFTDRFSGESWSLYPVTPQIKETWFNIILYLQIGPHQTQILGLYIFLLLLSPLFLGMLQKGKVWWLLGLSLLVYSLWQRWPLRLTPSEFEFAFPLLAWQFIFVLGMASGWYKAELLSFARTPPGKGVVVALVMVSLVLGFVAQNHTNPFMPPALLMHVIPPDSFNSFYHTWAAKNGLGPVRVLNDIALMVTVYLVLTYCWTPLNRLLGWFLIPLGQHSLYTFILHVYVVLLVSQFITFDLWRHAWIENTLVHAAALGILWLMAKYDVGARWIPN
- a CDS encoding PP2C family protein-serine/threonine phosphatase, encoding MSALHVLIVEDSLIYRRLLSRMLTQWGYIVSEAENGVAALEILSSQPISMVISDWDMPEMDGLTLCQTIRNRQFGHYVYVILLTARENAGDLTQGFDAGADDFLSKPVEQDELRARLHAGVRILTLEATLAAHNKRLSEALHQIEQDLELAARVQHSVLPSHRLRFGNYFSDWLFMPSAWVSGDVFNIFPLDSHIGFYCVDVSGHGVGAAMMSLAVARQFLHGRVVDRFLFTDQGGIQSPAEVIGILNSRFCSEESDITSYFTIIYGVIDPESGRGVLCQAGHPTPVIVNADSAVTSVGNGGPPVGLMPDLSWEDVAFTLNPGDRLCLFSDGITECENVSGEQFGPQRLERWLHDHARLPVDQLLARFGDHLTGWRNANRDEPTALTDDVSLLVIERQGEQNDY
- a CDS encoding DUF3131 domain-containing protein, which codes for MRIRDALLPARSYLTILLGFLIGFAIVVWVEKQMPTRVESSGGIALSKDFPPLPTTRALTYDEAIWARVAWQYYVNNTQPNGLANASDGEPWLSLWSVGSYLFATAAAEQLNIISADEFDERVSTAVFTLGQLPLNDKGLPAAYYHADTLKILGKPDASAIGLSRLLTALQTLLWRYPQHAAAIRDLLSVWRTAALIENNTQSQAAVPLHHWTLADDEQRDTFGYRLYASHTLRLIDSAAGLAVTNPPEGQKMIDLDGVMVPDEGLRTPWGKQTSLISLPYLLTGLELGFDAQSAEIAWRIMQIQQRRHGLRAPKPPVSTDYAEPAPDYVNDLPDRQPVQARNLRDEVPEKVAMTSTRTAFAWYALFRNSWSEALRQQVLPLQVPGKGWQRGLNLNNSVNAVVDADTNAIVLESLSYIAHGQMLCLACLYTSPSAGATP